A stretch of the Gracilinanus agilis isolate LMUSP501 chromosome 4, AgileGrace, whole genome shotgun sequence genome encodes the following:
- the POP7 gene encoding ribonuclease P protein subunit p20, translating into MAENGEPWGASEAELDPVEYTLRKRLPHRLPRRPNDIYVNMKTDFKAQLARCQKLLEGSGGARGQGGCPEIYIHGLGLAINRAINIALQLQAGSFGALQVAANTSTVELVDELEPETNTREPLTRTRNNSAIHIRVFRVTPK; encoded by the coding sequence ATGGCTGAGAATGGAGAACCTTGGGGAGCCAGTGAGGCTGAACTCGATCCAGTGGAATACACTCTTCGAAAACGACTTCCCCACCGCCTCCCCCGAAGACCAAATGACATCTACGTTAACATGAAGACTGACTTCAAGGCCCAACTGGCTCGATGTCAAAAGCTTTTGGAGGGTAGTGGAGGGGCTAGGGGACAGGGTGGCTGTCCTGAGATTTATATTCATGGCCTGGGCCTGGCCATCAATCGGGCCATCAATATTGCTCTACAGTTGCAAGCTGGCAGCTTTGGGGCCTTGCAAGTGGCTGCCAACACTTCCACTGTGGAGCTGGTGGATGAACTGGAGCCTGAGACTAACACTCGGGAGCCACTAACCCGAACCCGAAATAACTCAGCCATCCACATTCGGGTCTTCCGTGTTACACCCAAATAG